Proteins from one Amycolatopsis endophytica genomic window:
- a CDS encoding tyrosine-type recombinase/integrase, producing the protein MTTPSSADLDAARLLLTRMGLSPEDLLAAPAARPPVPTFAEYIPIVSAAVTDGTRRVYGSYWNRIDAHWGHRRLDEPTPSEIKQLVEHVKINVVPRRNARGGRSAGEHLIAALRCLYRHAEDDRLIDPADNPASKVAKPRRLPSTRRAVADTRLAEINHVAATTGNDPALDSLILRLHTETACRRGGALALRPQDLDPDQCLIFLREKGETVRWQPVSPTLMTHLRHHANQRHAPRDGQLLRYTDGRPITTRRYDHLWTRIGKHLPWVATQQISTHWLRHTTLTWVERNFGYAIARAYAGHINQHDDAGTTTTYIRASIHEVAAALAALTGEPHPLA; encoded by the coding sequence ATGACGACACCCTCCTCAGCCGACCTGGACGCCGCGCGCCTGCTGCTGACCCGCATGGGCCTGTCCCCCGAGGACCTCCTCGCAGCGCCCGCCGCCCGGCCACCCGTGCCCACATTCGCCGAGTACATCCCGATCGTCTCAGCCGCCGTCACCGATGGCACCCGCCGCGTCTACGGCTCCTACTGGAACCGCATCGACGCCCACTGGGGACACCGCCGTCTCGACGAACCCACTCCATCAGAGATCAAGCAACTCGTCGAACACGTCAAGATCAACGTAGTCCCGCGGCGCAATGCCCGCGGCGGACGCAGCGCCGGCGAACACCTCATCGCCGCGCTGCGCTGCCTCTACCGCCACGCCGAAGACGACCGGCTGATCGATCCGGCCGACAACCCGGCCAGCAAGGTCGCCAAGCCCCGCCGCCTGCCCTCCACCCGCCGCGCCGTCGCCGACACCCGCCTCGCCGAGATCAACCACGTCGCCGCCACCACCGGCAACGACCCCGCACTCGACAGCCTGATCCTGCGCCTGCACACCGAAACCGCCTGCCGCCGCGGCGGCGCACTCGCCCTCCGCCCCCAAGACCTCGACCCCGACCAATGCCTCATCTTCCTGCGCGAGAAAGGTGAAACCGTCCGCTGGCAACCGGTGTCACCAACCCTGATGACCCACCTTCGGCACCACGCCAACCAACGCCACGCCCCACGCGACGGGCAACTCCTCCGCTACACCGACGGCCGGCCCATCACCACCAGACGCTACGACCACCTCTGGACCCGAATCGGCAAACACCTCCCCTGGGTCGCCACCCAGCAAATCTCCACCCACTGGCTCCGCCACACCACACTCACCTGGGTCGAACGCAACTTCGGCTACGCCATCGCCCGCGCCTACGCCGGACACATCAACCAACACGACGACGCCGGAACCACAACCACGTACATCCGAGCCAGCATCCACGAGGTCGCCGCCGCACTCGCTGCCCTCACCGGAGAACCACACCCACTCGCCTAG
- a CDS encoding RHS repeat domain-containing protein codes for MKVAGGSNGESPEVTNYYNTETNHYGANNGTTGVAYTRGGTLDHIDYGLRNENGTIYANPASDQVRFATAERCIPSGAITCDPAQFTTDNAKSWPDTPQDQQCLPGAVCNNHAPTFWSTKRLTNITTQYYNGSGYTKVDSYDLAQQFSESGDPALWLNSITRTGYTATGSSIALPPVTFAGQMMDNRVAGYNNQPPMIRWRLTNITAETGQAIQVAYSQPECTPTNVPPDPAQNTKRCFPVYWTFPYQTDPTLDYFHKYLTTSVQVQEPHALSPTQRTSYTYVGTPAWHFDDNEVVKPANRTYGQFRGYGQVDVSTGSSANNTNGRADVLTLTRTTYFRGMNGDTLPNGTRVASVTNSLGESIPDDNAFASMTREVQTFNGINGPRLSSTITDPVKIGTTATRGRAGLNALTATLVGVSKTRSLTDLAAGGVRTASTTYQFDSAGREIRKTDSGDGVPDVCTSTRYADNTTSWIRTRVAETITSQQVCPPPGATPAPILSDVRTFYDNAATLGTLTGPGDPTRLDTATVNNNGALTFATTGTGTFDSSGRPLTTTDGLNRTTKLTYTPTSGGVLTQTASTNALNQTSTTTIDPGRGVTTATVDIANHRTDATYDALGRLTAVWLPGHSKAANAPASSSYAYQLAPNAPLAVTTNTLIFNGTTHNYLTSIGIYDAIGQLRQVQTAAEGGGRTVTDTFYDSHGWTVTTNDRYYTDGAPSTTLISVADSAVNSRTINSYDGAGRVVDMAAYNGLNATWHTRSVYGGDRTTMFPPPGGVTTATLTDVRGNTVETRQYTAPPTVNGSVVSGGAYQSTLHAYTPLGQLAKITDPGGNVWTTSYDLLGNKIQATDPATGTTKYTYDIANQVTTTTDSRGQTLAFTYDNVGRKTAEYSGSLAGTKLSSWVYDTVQKGKLTYSTRYTPQGNYLVGYGGYDGQGNPTSMSVQVPASETGLAGTYTTRFEWNDPGKLASMLPAPGGGLPGEWIGTAYDSLGKPSSSIGYNSYVESAAYTPYGEPLRYNLGLFSSSSALTYDYDPQTRRLTHANFSAQLATPQLDDVQYFYDPFGNPTRSVNVQGGAGSPARTQCYGYDSLDRLNQAWTATDNCAAAPNASNVGGANPYWLSWTFDPTGLRTTQVKHAVPGTTGDTTTTYNYPGPDAAQRSSLTSTATTGPDAASSTSYTYDSAGNTLTRALPNGNQTLTWSEENRLATVTTPAGNTSYVYDADGNELIRRDPGSTTLFLPGQELTYKAATGTVTGTRYYTFNGQIVAMRVGGADPVYLAGDPHGTVQVVYTPSTGTVTRRAQDPYGNPLGPVTTTTSAGTTAPGTWPDNHGFLGKSESAATGLTDVGARAYDPTIGRFISVDPLLTLSESQAVNGYTYAAGNPTLKSDPTGLEPLVLPPGMKGGECDLQCRNGGYGASPGDSAKWPDYVQEKANEDARNKWIDHHAPPGSDETTLEADLQSVLENTSADWWEPHYIQGKDGDWIDYCFGRAGCEEALEYLRDSHDVAGAKYIAATYCAFNMEICERKSQIAIVGEQLLSMVPSLFSGGAAFASAGGKAAAAGRSTNLAEDVGGPPGIAKLPPEQQRSVRSLQRQVDEHRQKLDDYRADPDAFDNLGFLKNAPSPEIRNRIINGRINHLETEIRGFQRQIDDLLGGGTS; via the coding sequence GTGAAGGTGGCCGGCGGGTCGAACGGCGAGTCGCCGGAGGTGACGAACTACTACAACACCGAAACCAACCACTACGGCGCCAACAACGGCACCACGGGCGTCGCCTACACCCGCGGCGGCACGCTCGACCACATCGACTACGGCCTGCGCAACGAGAACGGCACCATCTACGCCAACCCCGCGTCCGATCAGGTCCGATTCGCCACCGCCGAGCGCTGCATCCCTTCCGGCGCCATCACCTGCGATCCGGCACAGTTCACCACGGACAACGCGAAGTCCTGGCCGGACACCCCCCAGGACCAGCAATGTCTACCCGGCGCGGTCTGCAACAACCACGCCCCGACGTTCTGGTCGACCAAGCGACTGACCAACATCACCACGCAGTACTACAACGGCTCCGGCTACACGAAGGTCGACTCCTACGACCTGGCACAGCAGTTCTCCGAATCCGGTGACCCCGCACTGTGGCTCAACTCCATCACCCGCACCGGATACACCGCGACCGGCAGCTCGATCGCCCTGCCGCCGGTCACCTTCGCGGGACAGATGATGGACAACCGGGTCGCCGGGTACAACAACCAGCCGCCCATGATCCGCTGGCGGCTCACGAACATCACCGCGGAAACCGGCCAAGCCATCCAGGTGGCATACAGCCAGCCGGAGTGCACGCCCACCAACGTCCCACCCGATCCGGCGCAGAACACCAAAAGGTGCTTCCCGGTCTACTGGACCTTCCCCTATCAGACCGACCCCACCCTCGACTACTTCCACAAGTACCTCACCACCAGCGTCCAAGTGCAGGAACCACACGCACTGTCTCCCACTCAGCGCACCAGCTACACCTACGTCGGCACCCCGGCTTGGCACTTCGACGACAACGAGGTCGTCAAGCCCGCCAACCGCACCTACGGCCAGTTTCGCGGCTACGGCCAGGTCGACGTCAGCACCGGCAGCTCGGCCAACAACACCAACGGCCGCGCCGACGTCCTCACCCTGACCAGGACGACCTACTTCCGCGGTATGAACGGCGACACGCTGCCTAACGGCACCCGGGTCGCCTCTGTCACCAACTCACTCGGCGAGTCAATCCCGGACGACAACGCGTTCGCGAGCATGACTCGGGAAGTGCAAACCTTCAACGGCATCAACGGCCCGCGGCTCTCGAGCACGATCACCGACCCGGTCAAGATCGGAACGACCGCTACTCGCGGGCGTGCGGGCCTCAACGCGCTGACCGCCACGCTCGTGGGAGTGAGCAAGACTCGCTCGTTGACCGATCTCGCGGCCGGCGGAGTGCGAACCGCCAGCACGACCTACCAGTTCGACAGCGCCGGACGCGAGATCAGGAAGACCGACTCCGGAGACGGCGTCCCGGACGTCTGCACCAGCACCAGATACGCCGACAACACCACTTCCTGGATCCGCACTCGCGTCGCCGAGACCATCACCTCGCAGCAGGTGTGCCCACCCCCTGGCGCGACACCCGCTCCGATCCTCTCCGACGTCCGAACGTTCTACGACAACGCCGCCACACTCGGGACCCTGACCGGCCCAGGCGACCCCACCCGACTCGACACGGCGACCGTGAACAACAACGGTGCGCTGACCTTCGCCACCACCGGCACCGGAACGTTCGACAGCTCGGGCCGTCCCCTCACCACGACCGACGGCCTCAATCGCACCACCAAACTCACCTACACGCCCACGAGCGGAGGAGTGCTCACCCAAACCGCAAGCACCAATGCACTCAACCAGACCAGCACCACGACGATCGACCCAGGCCGTGGAGTCACCACGGCGACCGTCGACATCGCGAACCACCGCACGGACGCGACCTACGACGCCCTCGGCCGATTGACCGCGGTGTGGCTTCCAGGCCACTCGAAGGCCGCCAACGCCCCGGCCTCCTCCAGCTACGCCTACCAGCTGGCGCCGAACGCACCGCTTGCGGTGACCACCAATACCCTCATCTTCAACGGCACGACCCACAACTACCTGACCTCGATCGGCATCTACGACGCGATCGGGCAACTTCGACAGGTGCAAACCGCGGCCGAAGGCGGCGGGCGCACCGTCACCGACACCTTCTACGACTCCCACGGCTGGACCGTCACCACCAACGACCGCTACTACACCGATGGGGCCCCGTCGACCACACTGATCTCGGTTGCTGACTCTGCCGTGAACAGCCGCACGATCAACAGCTACGACGGTGCGGGACGGGTCGTCGACATGGCGGCGTACAACGGCCTCAACGCGACGTGGCACACCAGGTCGGTCTACGGCGGAGACCGCACCACCATGTTCCCACCGCCAGGCGGCGTCACTACTGCAACGCTCACAGACGTCCGAGGCAACACGGTCGAAACGCGCCAGTACACGGCACCGCCGACGGTGAACGGAAGCGTTGTATCCGGTGGGGCGTATCAGTCGACGCTGCACGCCTACACGCCACTGGGACAGCTCGCAAAGATCACCGATCCCGGTGGCAACGTCTGGACCACCAGCTACGACCTCCTCGGCAACAAGATCCAAGCCACCGATCCGGCCACCGGCACCACGAAGTACACCTACGACATCGCCAACCAGGTGACAACCACGACCGACAGTCGTGGCCAGACGCTCGCGTTCACCTACGACAATGTCGGCCGGAAGACTGCCGAGTACTCGGGGTCTCTGGCCGGCACCAAGCTCTCCTCCTGGGTCTATGACACGGTGCAGAAGGGCAAGCTCACTTACTCCACGCGGTACACCCCGCAGGGCAACTACCTCGTCGGTTACGGCGGATACGACGGGCAAGGCAACCCGACGAGTATGAGCGTCCAGGTTCCCGCCTCCGAGACAGGGCTGGCTGGCACCTACACGACCCGCTTCGAGTGGAACGACCCAGGCAAACTCGCCTCGATGCTGCCCGCCCCCGGAGGCGGACTGCCCGGCGAGTGGATCGGCACCGCCTACGACTCCCTCGGCAAGCCCAGCTCGAGCATCGGCTACAACAGCTACGTCGAATCCGCCGCCTACACACCGTATGGCGAGCCACTTCGCTACAACCTCGGCCTGTTCAGCAGCAGTAGTGCCCTCACCTACGACTACGACCCGCAAACCCGGCGCCTGACCCACGCCAACTTCTCGGCCCAGCTCGCCACGCCGCAACTCGACGACGTCCAGTACTTCTATGACCCGTTCGGAAACCCGACTCGCTCGGTCAACGTCCAGGGGGGCGCCGGATCACCGGCGAGGACCCAGTGCTACGGATACGACAGCCTCGACCGGCTGAACCAGGCATGGACGGCCACTGACAACTGCGCCGCCGCGCCGAACGCCAGCAACGTCGGAGGAGCCAACCCCTACTGGCTGTCCTGGACCTTCGACCCGACCGGGTTGCGCACTACGCAGGTCAAGCACGCCGTACCAGGAACCACGGGTGACACCACAACCACCTACAACTATCCAGGCCCGGATGCAGCGCAGCGCTCCTCGCTGACCTCGACAGCAACGACCGGACCCGACGCCGCTAGTTCCACGAGCTACACCTACGACTCGGCCGGCAACACGCTGACCAGAGCTCTGCCAAACGGGAACCAGACGCTCACCTGGAGCGAGGAGAACCGCCTCGCCACCGTCACCACCCCTGCCGGCAATACCTCCTACGTCTACGACGCGGACGGCAACGAACTCATCCGCCGGGACCCCGGCTCCACGACACTGTTCCTCCCAGGCCAGGAACTGACCTATAAAGCAGCCACCGGAACCGTCACCGGCACCCGGTACTACACCTTCAACGGCCAAATCGTCGCCATGCGCGTCGGAGGTGCCGACCCCGTGTACCTGGCGGGCGATCCGCACGGCACCGTGCAGGTCGTCTACACCCCCAGCACAGGAACCGTCACCAGGCGGGCTCAGGACCCGTACGGCAACCCGCTCGGCCCAGTCACCACCACAACCAGCGCCGGAACCACGGCGCCCGGAACCTGGCCGGACAACCACGGCTTCCTCGGCAAGTCAGAATCTGCTGCAACCGGCCTCACCGATGTCGGCGCTCGAGCGTACGACCCCACAATTGGGCGATTCATCTCCGTCGATCCCCTGCTGACCTTAAGCGAGTCGCAAGCGGTCAACGGCTACACCTACGCCGCCGGAAATCCCACTCTGAAGAGCGACCCCACGGGCCTCGAACCCCTTGTCCTTCCTCCTGGGATGAAGGGCGGCGAGTGCGACCTCCAGTGCCGTAATGGAGGCTACGGGGCTTCCCCGGGCGACAGCGCCAAGTGGCCGGACTATGTGCAGGAGAAGGCTAACGAAGACGCGCGAAACAAGTGGATTGATCACCATGCTCCGCCCGGGTCGGACGAGACGACGTTGGAGGCTGATCTTCAATCGGTACTTGAGAACACCTCTGCCGATTGGTGGGAGCCCCACTACATCCAGGGTAAGGATGGTGATTGGATAGACTATTGCTTCGGTCGTGCCGGATGTGAAGAGGCTCTGGAGTACCTTCGAGATTCGCACGATGTGGCAGGGGCCAAGTATATCGCCGCAACCTACTGTGCCTTTAATATGGAAATATGTGAGCGCAAATCGCAAATTGCGATCGTCGGCGAGCAGTTGCTCAGCATGGTTCCCTCGTTATTCTCAGGTGGTGCCGCTTTTGCTTCGGCAGGAGGGAAGGCGGCCGCCGCCGGTCGGTCAACTAATCTTGCCGAGGATGTCGGTGGTCCGCCTGGGATCGCCAAACTTCCCCCAGAGCAGCAGCGATCAGTACGATCTCTTCAGCGCCAAGTCGACGAGCATCGACAAAAACTGGACGACTACCGGGCTGACCCCGACGCCTTCGACAATCTCGGCTTCTTGAAGAACGCCCCTAGTCCCGAAATTCGAAATCGGATCATCAATGGTAGAATTAATCACCTGGAGACCGAGATTAGAGGTTTTCAAAGGCAAATCGACGACCTTCTGGGGGGGGGAACTAGTTGA
- a CDS encoding alpha/beta fold hydrolase produces the protein MRFLAVHGGCHGAWTWDLVKPEMAKLGHEFVAVELPGHGARLNEVATLDGYRDAVIELMQPGDVLVGHSSGCVVATIAANERPDLVSHICYVAGILPVEGKPLPYETTSTSLGASSESPVAAESPLDTYLKLTEGNEAFYFERPGAVMAFFNDCSEEQVDWAYSKLTPEPLAPLSVPVFVPNFWKQEDLSRSFIMGSRDTTCFPALAHLQAKRLGVVPLEIDTGHSPWLSKPAEFAALLVEATKTKPVGPLIPTSLHVTAEHAG, from the coding sequence ATGCGCTTCCTCGCTGTTCATGGCGGTTGCCACGGAGCATGGACCTGGGACCTCGTCAAGCCGGAGATGGCGAAGCTGGGTCACGAGTTCGTGGCCGTGGAGCTCCCCGGCCACGGTGCCCGGCTCAACGAAGTGGCAACACTTGATGGCTACCGTGACGCCGTCATCGAGCTCATGCAGCCTGGCGACGTGCTCGTCGGGCATTCTTCCGGGTGCGTGGTCGCCACCATCGCCGCTAACGAGCGGCCCGACCTCGTCTCGCACATCTGTTATGTGGCGGGGATCCTCCCGGTCGAGGGCAAGCCTCTCCCTTACGAGACCACGTCGACGAGCCTCGGCGCCAGCTCGGAGTCACCCGTGGCCGCAGAGTCACCTTTGGACACTTACCTCAAGCTGACCGAAGGCAACGAGGCGTTCTACTTCGAGCGGCCGGGCGCGGTGATGGCCTTCTTCAACGACTGCTCGGAGGAGCAGGTCGACTGGGCCTACTCGAAGCTCACCCCGGAACCGTTGGCCCCCTTGTCCGTTCCGGTCTTCGTCCCGAACTTCTGGAAGCAGGAAGATCTCTCCCGGAGCTTCATCATGGGCTCGCGTGACACGACCTGCTTCCCCGCACTCGCGCACCTGCAAGCGAAGCGCCTGGGAGTCGTCCCGCTGGAGATCGACACGGGCCACTCGCCGTGGCTGAGCAAACCGGCGGAGTTCGCCGCCCTCCTGGTCGAGGCGACGAAGACCAAGCCGGTAGGACCGCTCATCCCGACGTCCCTGCACGTCACGGCGGAGCACGCCGGCTGA
- a CDS encoding CoA transferase: MGASGIRRLRFDRPRCHREDSPPACRRRLCRPRGRVVAVGVGGTTVSRPAAMTVGLADPSAPIDAAKPGHRGHDRPRRGFETPLPRSPLLTRRPRGARHSRGPGLIGPGPPFRAPGALHRTRRQRHSGRWEPRDSRFATNEARVRNRHALRHALEERPARDTVDTWSARLAEAGVPADRSATSPAASLWPLPPGLEPTVAVDSCAPPQIRHPMICSATPVTRYTAPPHLGQHTDEIRRRLAEETTR; the protein is encoded by the coding sequence ATGGGTGCGTCAGGTATACGCCGCCTTCGGTTCGACCGGCCCCGATGCCATCGAGAAGACAGTCCGCCGGCATGTCGCCGACGGCTGTGTCGTCCACGAGGCCGAGTCGTTGCCGTGGGGGTGGGCGGTACGACGGTCTCGAGGCCGGCGGCGATGACTGTGGGGCTCGCAGACCCTTCGGCGCCGATCGACGCGGCCAAGCCTGGTCATCGAGGACATGATCGTCCGCGACGGGGGTTCGAGACACCGCTGCCGCGATCTCCGCTCTTGACCCGGCGGCCCCGCGGAGCTCGACACAGCCGTGGACCGGGCCTGATCGGGCCCGGTCCACCCTTCCGGGCACCCGGCGCGCTTCACCGAACACGACGCCAGCGGCACTCAGGACGCTGGGAGCCGCGGGACTCCCGTTTCGCTACGAACGAGGCACGGGTGCGGAACAGGCACGCGCTGCGGCACGCCCTCGAGGAGCGGCCGGCCCGGGACACCGTGGACACGTGGAGCGCGCGGCTCGCCGAAGCGGGCGTGCCGGCGGACAGGTCGGCGACCTCGCCTGCGGCCTCGCTCTGGCCGCTTCCCCCCGGCCTGGAGCCGACCGTCGCGGTGGACAGCTGCGCCCCGCCGCAGATCCGGCACCCCATGATCTGTTCGGCCACCCCGGTCACCCGCTACACAGCGCCGCCCCACCTGGGGCAGCACACCGACGAGATCCGCCGCCGGCTGGCAGAGGAGACGACACGGTGA
- a CDS encoding acetoacetate--CoA ligase: MAIKKPGWVPTTTGAEKARITAFARAAGSRTGLPLDEDYRSLWKWSVDDPQEFWALVWDYFGLPERPAGGPVLVGDRMPDVAWFPGAELNFAAEVLQRRQADAVAVVTIDERFVPVELTWGELRRQVASVAATLRELGVTRGDRVVGYLPNGVEAVVALLATASLGAVWSLCGLDYAADAAVARLSQLDPAVLIAGATYVNAGRLIDRGADVEKLRASLPSLRATITLDGQAGTLAWDSAAGTADAPFEPVPVSFDHPLWVLFSSGTTGRPKGIVHGHGGVTLESRKIGGLHLNLRAGDRVFWHTTPSWMMWNFLVGTLLLGTTIVCFEGNPGHPDTGTLWRLAEQLDLTLLGTSPAYLAACRKNDTGPAGRRFGSLTTVGVTGSTFPADLQSWLSCQLGPHVQVASMSGGTDVCTAFAGPAPNVQARAGELSAPCLGVALDCYDDRGRPVRDEVGELVVRAPMPSMPLGFWDDHGKRRFRAAYFEHFPGVWRHGDWVTITGRGSVVIHGRSDATLNRHGIRMGSADITDPVESLPQVAEALVIGVEEGNGGYYMPMFVRLAEGYQLDQQLIDEIRATIRTRTSPRHVPDEIIAVPGIPHTRTGKKLEVPLKRLFRGEDAESVLDPASVDDPGLVAWYSRFASGRRAHVDGIHE; the protein is encoded by the coding sequence GTGGCGATCAAGAAACCCGGCTGGGTCCCGACCACGACCGGAGCCGAGAAGGCGCGCATCACCGCGTTCGCGCGGGCGGCCGGCTCACGGACCGGTCTGCCGCTCGACGAGGACTACCGGAGCCTGTGGAAGTGGTCAGTGGACGACCCACAGGAGTTCTGGGCGCTCGTGTGGGACTACTTCGGACTGCCGGAGCGGCCTGCCGGCGGACCGGTACTCGTCGGGGATCGCATGCCGGACGTCGCCTGGTTCCCGGGCGCGGAGCTCAATTTCGCGGCCGAGGTTCTCCAGCGGCGACAGGCGGATGCGGTCGCGGTGGTGACCATCGACGAGCGGTTCGTTCCCGTCGAGCTGACGTGGGGAGAGCTGAGGCGGCAGGTGGCGTCGGTCGCCGCGACGCTGCGGGAGCTCGGCGTCACCCGTGGCGACCGGGTGGTGGGGTATCTGCCCAACGGCGTGGAGGCGGTCGTCGCTCTGCTGGCGACCGCCAGCCTCGGCGCTGTGTGGAGCCTGTGCGGTCTCGACTACGCCGCCGACGCGGCCGTGGCCCGGCTGAGTCAGCTCGATCCGGCTGTGCTGATCGCGGGCGCGACATATGTGAACGCGGGCCGGTTGATCGACCGCGGTGCCGACGTCGAAAAGCTGCGTGCCTCGTTGCCATCGCTGCGGGCGACGATCACGCTCGACGGGCAGGCGGGCACGCTCGCGTGGGACTCCGCTGCCGGAACGGCGGACGCGCCCTTCGAACCCGTCCCCGTGTCGTTCGACCATCCGCTGTGGGTGCTGTTCTCGTCCGGGACGACCGGGCGCCCCAAGGGGATCGTCCACGGCCACGGCGGGGTGACCCTCGAGTCGCGCAAGATCGGTGGCCTGCACCTGAACCTGCGTGCGGGGGACCGGGTCTTCTGGCACACCACGCCGAGCTGGATGATGTGGAACTTCCTCGTCGGCACGCTGCTGCTCGGCACGACCATCGTGTGTTTCGAAGGCAATCCCGGCCACCCGGACACCGGGACGCTGTGGCGGCTGGCCGAACAACTCGACCTCACCCTGCTCGGCACCAGCCCCGCGTACCTGGCCGCCTGCCGGAAGAACGACACCGGCCCGGCCGGCCGGCGGTTCGGTTCGCTCACCACGGTCGGCGTCACTGGCTCGACGTTCCCCGCGGACCTGCAGAGCTGGCTGTCCTGCCAGTTGGGGCCGCACGTGCAGGTTGCCTCGATGAGCGGGGGAACCGATGTGTGCACGGCCTTCGCCGGCCCCGCCCCCAACGTCCAAGCGCGGGCAGGCGAGCTTTCCGCGCCATGTCTGGGCGTGGCGCTCGACTGCTACGACGACCGGGGCCGGCCGGTCCGGGACGAGGTCGGCGAGCTCGTGGTGCGTGCTCCGATGCCGTCGATGCCGCTCGGTTTCTGGGACGACCACGGCAAGCGCCGTTTTCGCGCCGCCTATTTCGAGCACTTCCCGGGAGTCTGGCGGCACGGTGACTGGGTGACGATCACCGGCCGCGGTTCTGTCGTGATCCACGGGCGGTCGGACGCGACGCTCAACCGTCACGGCATCCGCATGGGCAGCGCGGACATCACGGATCCGGTCGAGTCCCTTCCGCAGGTGGCCGAGGCGCTCGTCATCGGGGTCGAGGAGGGCAACGGTGGTTACTACATGCCGATGTTCGTCCGACTCGCCGAGGGTTACCAGCTCGACCAGCAGCTGATCGACGAGATCCGGGCCACCATCCGCACCCGGACCTCGCCGCGCCACGTCCCGGACGAGATCATCGCTGTTCCAGGCATCCCGCACACGCGAACGGGGAAGAAGCTGGAAGTTCCGCTCAAGCGGCTGTTCCGGGGAGAGGACGCGGAATCCGTTCTGGACCCGGCCAGTGTCGACGACCCCGGGCTTGTCGCCTGGTACTCCCGGTTCGCCAGCGGGCGTAGAGCACACGTGGACGGGATCCACGAGTAA
- a CDS encoding cytochrome P450 — translation MTIAPAPHTDIDLFSDTVLTDPYPAYAALRASGAAVYLDKTDAWALPRYEHIRAALHDWETFSSDAGVGLNDVVNGFLVGTVLGTDPPQHDTLRSVLSEQLAPRALRKVKDDIEASADKLVDALVTRGEFDAVTDLAAALPLSVVFDLIGLPEHAREDMLRWADGTFTVFGPMNERTEKGLGVIQEMFAWLGTLRAEDLKPGSMGRAIFDAAAAGKIGQDSCVPLLAAYTTAGMDTTINAIANSIQLFATHPDQWDALRANPDFIPSAFNEVLRYDAPVQAFARKLTRDVTIDDTHIPSGAQVVLLYGSGNRDERQYPDPDSFDIQRNPVDHLTFGYGTHTCAGQALAKIEAHAILRALIARVRRIHVGEPARHLNNVIRGLESLPVVHLDIDG, via the coding sequence ATGACGATCGCTCCCGCCCCGCACACCGATATCGATCTGTTCTCGGACACGGTCCTCACGGATCCCTACCCCGCCTACGCCGCGTTGCGTGCCTCGGGCGCCGCCGTGTACCTGGACAAGACCGACGCGTGGGCATTGCCGCGGTACGAACACATCCGCGCCGCCCTGCACGACTGGGAAACGTTCTCCTCGGACGCCGGCGTCGGGCTGAACGACGTGGTGAACGGCTTCCTCGTCGGCACGGTGCTCGGTACCGACCCGCCGCAGCACGACACGCTCCGCTCCGTGCTCTCCGAGCAGCTGGCACCCCGCGCCCTGCGGAAGGTCAAGGACGACATCGAAGCGAGCGCCGACAAACTCGTGGACGCACTGGTCACGCGTGGCGAGTTCGACGCCGTGACCGACCTCGCGGCGGCGTTGCCGCTGTCGGTGGTGTTCGACCTCATCGGCCTGCCCGAGCACGCGCGTGAGGACATGCTCCGCTGGGCAGACGGCACATTCACGGTCTTCGGTCCCATGAACGAGCGCACCGAGAAGGGCCTCGGGGTCATCCAGGAGATGTTCGCGTGGCTCGGCACGTTGCGCGCCGAGGACCTGAAACCCGGCAGCATGGGCCGTGCGATCTTCGACGCGGCCGCCGCCGGAAAGATCGGCCAGGACTCGTGCGTTCCGTTGCTCGCCGCATACACCACCGCCGGCATGGACACCACGATCAACGCCATCGCCAATTCGATACAGCTCTTCGCGACCCACCCGGATCAATGGGATGCCCTCCGTGCGAATCCCGACTTCATTCCCAGTGCGTTCAACGAAGTCCTTCGTTATGACGCACCCGTCCAAGCGTTCGCCCGGAAGCTCACGCGGGACGTGACCATCGACGACACGCACATCCCGTCCGGCGCCCAGGTCGTCCTGCTCTACGGATCCGGTAACCGCGATGAACGCCAGTACCCGGACCCCGACAGTTTCGACATCCAGCGCAATCCGGTCGACCACCTGACGTTCGGCTACGGCACGCACACCTGTGCGGGACAGGCGCTCGCGAAGATCGAAGCACACGCGATACTGCGTGCCCTCATCGCGCGGGTACGACGCATCCATGTCGGCGAGCCGGCACGGCACCTGAACAACGTGATTCGTGGCCTGGAATCACTGCCCGTGGTTCACCTCGACATCGATGGCTAG
- a CDS encoding AbrB/MazE/SpoVT family DNA-binding domain-containing protein, translating into MAAVDCRGRVADRTVLTALSWTPGTRLDIREARGLLLIRRDDHGVFSVTRQGNLRLPATLRHRCRLGPGDRVLLAADPEQDLLIVHPPAALDDLLTQRHNEALGGDPA; encoded by the coding sequence ATGGCGGCCGTGGACTGCCGCGGCCGCGTGGCCGACCGGACCGTGCTGACCGCACTCTCGTGGACGCCGGGCACCCGCCTGGACATCCGCGAAGCGCGCGGCCTCCTCCTCATCCGCCGTGACGACCATGGTGTGTTCAGCGTGACCAGGCAGGGGAACCTCCGCCTGCCCGCCACCCTCCGGCACCGCTGCCGCCTGGGCCCCGGTGACCGAGTCCTCCTCGCGGCCGACCCCGAGCAGGACCTGCTCATCGTCCACCCGCCCGCAGCGCTCGACGACCTACTCACCCAGCGCCACAACGAAGCACTGGGCGGTGATCCCGCATGA